In Microplitis mediator isolate UGA2020A chromosome 9, iyMicMedi2.1, whole genome shotgun sequence, the DNA window CTTGAGCtctgaataatttaattgttaccatTTGATGTTTTGCACCGAAAATATCAATGTCAagacgaaaataaaattttttatagaattcaTAGTagaaattgtttgaattttaccGCGGCTGAGCAGCCTCAACCTCGAACTGAAGACGCGGTGTTTCAACGGTTCATATATACTGAGTTCGTTGATTCACGATTGAGTAATTCCGGATACTAACGTCAACACTTGGAAGGGATTCAAATAAAACGAGTTCgaagattaattttttgaatagatTTCTCTAATAGatttaaatgcaaataaaaCTATGACCTtgtagatttataaaaaaaccatCTACGGTAATTTGAATGTCGGTACATAAGAGTTgaatatgtttatatattttttcaaggtTCGTAAACACTttggtcataaaaaatataaatattatggtaaaaaaaacttcatagtgtagaataaaataattgagataaatataattatcatacaAGTACTAATGAGTTGATTAAGATTGATGTGTTTttcaattattgaaaataatatggattttttttggtctttaTAAATTATGGTGTCTGTCTATTTGTATTCCattggtaaatttttaaatttctcgctttgaaaaattcgggaagttattgttttcacctcaattttcgaaaattgagttttcatcagatgtcgacgttttgaagtcctaggaagctatctgACCGGTTCCATgctggacaaaatatccttaTGACAAAATATCACCATATCGCTTATCCTGCCGGCCAAATATCTTAACTGTAAATATTTGTAACATATATAATATCAATGCTCGacaaaaaagacaaaaaaaaaagattaattaGAGGAAtccaattaaatataaaaaagtacatTATTAAGACGAAATATTTAGTACATCAGTaactaaaaacaatttaatgaGATGACTTTTGCAACACTACGTAAATactctaattttttatgagaattgtaattgtaaaaaaaatgtaaaatcaATGCATCGATCAATATGAATACGGGGGAATTTCGAATCGATCTCGAATACTAATACTATTAAATGATGTTTCAAAAACTTaagcataattatttaattaatatttaaaactaataGAACTAAAAAAAGTTCTGGGGAtggcctgcagggtcaaccgtttatcaattttttttttaactaatgtaacattcataattattgaattttgtgtgtgtttatttgaaaatagacCAACACATATGCTTGTTATCATGCTGTGGCCTTTTTTCATGGATTTTGTgtgtgtttatttttttctcgatatttttttccaagtctGTTTTTTCCAgtctatttttttagaaactgCTTTTCCGATGACTaaggatatttttttcacaaggACAATAACGCCTGATACCATCCGACCATTTCCAGAATTATGTTCAAcggtttgtatgtatgtatgggtTTGTATGGATGTAAACTATCCATATCTTTATAATGacttaaccgattgagatggttcttgtggcaatcgaaagagttagttggccgtcaacttttctGAGAATTTCAATTCGATCGATTTAATAGACTCTAAGAtatagaaaaaatacaaaaaaaaaaaaagaatttttttctttagttttttggaaatttttcaaaatcgactGGCTTGATcgactccaaaatctaatcagctctaaaacttaataaaacgtgtCGATTGTCACActaaacgtcaaaatcggttgattggttcaaaatatatattttcgagctctttgagctctaAAACAGCAGAGTTTTAGGGCGGGTCCCCCTGATTAAGAGAAATGATTTGATCCATGctaagtgtatatctatatatcagTCAATTcgaattgttttaaatcatttcaaattgttttgcatcactttaaatcatttttcttaatcaagGCCGTAGGATCAACCACtgctcagatttttttttaatgatttaattatacaaaTCAGCAATtcttatacataaataaagaagacaaaaataaaaaacgtacaaacttttatttgcgtaatattttataaaacaaatccATAGtcgaatacaaaaaaaatgtttatttttattgtaaaaatttaaaaaacgattaagaccataatttttacaaagcTCTTAAAATGTCGCCATATTATCAAATGTAGGAAGTAAAGGAAATGGGTCTGAACTAAAATACTCGTGTAGGAAAACTTCGTAACGAACAATTTTATCAAGTGGGCATTCAAAAGATGCAATGCCATTAGTTTTGTTAATTAGATTAAAAGACTGATCAAAGTAAATTTTGATAGTCAAGTCGTCAGTTGATTGAgcctaaaacaaaaaaaaaattactgaaatttcaaatttacatataaatattaaaataaaaaagtaaaaatctttcattttcttgtgaacaaaaaaaaattaacttacaaATCCTCCTGATGAACATGTTATGTCAGCTTTCGTGCCCTTTAAACCCTTGGAAACAGCATCAATTATTGCTTGGAAAGTATAATTATGTCTGGGAATAATATTTGATTCACGTAAAATAACATccatattatatttatcaaataactCAATagactttttataatatttaaatgggCTATCAAGGCCCTTAAAGTAAGCAGAACATCGAGGTCCATATGTCCACTGGAACCCGAAGTCTTCCGCAACGTCATCCTTTTTATTATTCCATTTTTCGGAGAGTTCATTCTGGATCGAAGATATATCTTTCGGATCAAAATTATCACTATTCCTttcacaatcaaattttatatcctcattgaatttatattcgaataaatttatataccaTGGGTATTTCGGTAGAGTACATTTACGATCATCATCTTCattacagaaaaatttaaccaaCTTCTGCTCAAATACATAATAGCCATTGTCGTCTTGcctaaaagtttaaatttttaaatttagtgccAAAGTAGGGGGAGGAAGCGAATGGGGTATCCCCCAGTGGTAATGCGCGTTTTCACTCCGCGACAAAacatccccgacaaaatatctttcaatataattttcacaattttccTGAAAAACTAGCACTCTAAATAggcagttattttttatttataaattcccaCAATTTTCGGAAATTTATCGGGTAATTTATCGATATTTTGTCAGGGGATAAAAACGCGCGGAATCATCCCCagtattttgtaaaaaaagtttattttttaaagattccaaaatcacttttcgAAATATAgctgagcattattttgaattttatgatattaaactttttcaaaattcgactgtCAGTTATTTGATAtccagaaatttattttttcaccttttttaaAAGGTACCAATTTGCccgcaaaaaatgaaaattttttttgacggcagctgaaaattttttctattcattttgaatatcataaaaaaaaaaacattcgacTTTGAGCCcccgaaaatttaaaattttcttaagtaccccctcCCCCCactcgtatattttttttcctaaatttatttaaaattatgtctgATACTTACAAGAGTGTTGGATATTTAACAGCAGGATCTCCATAAAGCTTTTCTTCAGGTTGAGGAGGTTTGAATGTTGGTATTCTTCGGATATAGTCTTTTACCTTCACTGCATCATAATCTGTTACTTCGTAAACAAGATGTTCTCCATCATTGTACCGGATCAGTTTATCAGACGGACATACGTATGTAGTAGAGCCGTAAGATTCAACGGGATCAATTGGCTTGAAGGATTTATCTAAGTGAATTGTTATCATGTCCAAATTAATGTCGGCAGTTCCCTAAaggcaataaaaatgaatattaataaaaatttcgaaaaactgtTGACCTGTGGGCCAACTTCAAAACTTTCTGCTGTTTCCGAGCTCAGAGAGCTTGAAAACGATATTTTTCGAGCTTGTTCAAAAAGTCATACGgaattcttaaaaattctatcaGAGGTAATTTGTAGGCaataaaattctctacaaaatttaaattaaaaccattagattttattgaatttaaatcattttttcaagaTATCGCTGATCacccaaataaaaatttatcatcaaattAACTTACGAATTTCCATGCGCATCGGACTAAAACTTTTTTGCCCCCCGTAGCCGAAGACACAGCATCTGATATTTGTTGGGCTTTATAATAATTGCCAGGAGTAATATTCGcttcacttaaaattttattcaaattatatttttcatgcaactcgaatgattttttgaaataatttgttgcattactaatttcatttattttcgaAGTGCATCCTCCGAAATCGcgccatattttttttgctgtaaTTGAAGGATCTGTTAACCTTTCAGGGCGTTGCCATTGTTTTGCCAACTCATTTATAGTTGAAGTTGATATGGTTGTTGGGTCCAATTCTTCGACAGGTTCTGAGCACTGAAATGTCGGATCGATAGGTAACTGATGCAAAAATTCAGAAATCACCCAGTGGTTCTTCAGTTCGTCACAAGTTGGGTTCTTTTGATTGACTTTTTTGTAACATCCACTCGGAGTTAATTGTTGGGTGAAAATCACAAAAAGATCCTCATTTTCTTcactggaatttaaaaaattattaaatacttcTCTATTACTTGAGCTccgaataatttaattgttaccatTTGATGTTTAGCACCGAAAATATCAATGTCAagacgaaaataaaattttttatagaattcaTAGTAGAAATTGTCTGAATTTTACCGCGGCTGAGCAGCCTCAACCTCGAACTGAAGACGCGGTGTTTCAACGGTTCATATATACTGAGTTCGTTGATTCACGATTGGGTAATTCTGGATACTAACGTCAACACTTGGAAGGGATTCAAATAAAACGAGTTCAAagatcaattttttgaatagatATCTCTGATAGATTTAAATGCAAACAAAACTATAACCttgtagatttaaaaaaaaccatctACAGAAATTTTAATGTCGGTACATAAGAGTCgaatatgattatatattttttcaaggtTCGTAAACACTttggtcataaaaaatataaatattatggtaaaaaaatttcatagtgTAGAAGCAAATAATTTcagataaatataattatcatataaGTATCAATGAGTTGGTTAAGATTGATGTGTTCTTTaatcattgaaaataatatgaattttttttggtttttataaattatggtGTCTGTCTATATGTATTCCATAggtaggggggggggggggggcaaaatgggccactGAGGCGAAATGGTCCCcccaaaatatttaacatgaaGTGCTGGAGggcgggggggggggggtaaaaCGGGCTGCCTAGACTTTGAATACccacgaatattttttatccaaacgggttcctaaaatttttttaacagatatgATTAAAGAATTATGATAAGGGGCAAACTAGGTCACGAGTTCAACAGCATTactaactataatttttttcaaaaacaatttgatctatataaacgaaaataatgaaaatataagcaatcaagtaatgaaattaaattattttaaggtCCAAATCTTCACTATCAActcttttttatactaaatacACAGCAAAAGGTTTTAAAACACAAAACAAGCGACGAATATTCATTGAGTTTTGTTGGGGGCCCGTTTGACCTAATTCttcaggattttttaattttgatagacACAGCAAATTAACACGAAAAACCCAgcagaaggaaaaaaaagtgaaacaaGCTGAAAAACTCAAATTATACAAATTTCTTAGGGGGGGGGGCCATTTTGcctcacatttttaaatttttgatttttaatggaCAGAACAAATTAAGGTCAAGTACTTGGcaagagagtaaaaaaaagtaaaacaagtaaaaaaaactgaggatttgaaaatttttttctcaaggggcccattttgctctaagagctcgaaaacattagtatgaatacattttcgagcttgaaaatacctttgtttctcttttcttatgagcttttcaagctcaaaaggGTTACGgtttatgttaaagtttaaaaatttagaatccaaaataatgaatgaatgagcgttttttatatatttatttacaattatgttcaataattagctcaaaaataagtatttacgtgaTACGTTGTATCTACATCATGTAAGTATATCGTGATACCAGCGAACATGACGATTTTTGAGCAATCACTTTTAATGACTTATATAAAGAAgaacatattagttttgagtaattatgttcagtaattatgatgttttttaatggaaaaagCAGATATAGAtttgacatttattattccgtcaacaatatctctcgaac includes these proteins:
- the LOC130674499 gene encoding uncharacterized protein LOC130674499 gives rise to the protein MNSIKNFIFVLTLIFSVLNIKCEENEDLFVIFTQQLTPSGCYKKVNQKNPTCDELKNHWVISEFLHQLPIDPTFQCSEPVEELDPTTISTSTINELAKQWQRPERLTDPSITAKKIWRDFGGCTSKINEISNATNYFKKSFELHEKYNLNKILSEANITPGNYYKAQQISDAVSSATGGKKVLVRCAWKFGTADINLDMITIHLDKSFKPIDPVESYGSTTYVCPSDKLIRYNDGEHLVYEVTDYDAVKVKDYIRRIPTFKPPQPEEKLYGDPAVKYPTLLQDDNGYYVFEQKLVKFFCNEDDDRKCTLPKYPWYINLFEYKFNEDIKFDCERNSDNFDPKDISSIQNELSEKWNNKKDDVAEDFGFQWTYGPRCSAYFKGLDSPFKYYKKSIELFDKYNMDVILRESNIIPRHNYTFQAIIDAVSKGLKGTKADITCSSGGFAQSTDDLTIKIYFDQSFNLINKTNGIASFECPLDKIVRYEVFLHEYFSSDPFPLLPTFDNMATF